In a genomic window of Amphiprion ocellaris isolate individual 3 ecotype Okinawa chromosome 11, ASM2253959v1, whole genome shotgun sequence:
- the asb1 gene encoding ankyrin repeat and SOCS box protein 1, which yields MADGPEADGDDPPSINFPPLITVSDLPSATAAGRNLKEWLQEQFCDKPLEQDDMRLHNAAYVGDLDTLRNLLQEESFRRRINEKSVWCCGCLPCTPLRIAATAGHAASVAYLIAQGAEVDLVDVKGQTALYVAVVNGHLDCVRILLEAGADPNGSRHHRSTPLYHAARVGRLDILQELIRFNADVDMDHQLGPRLLLSARTLNTLVVCPLYISAAYHHLHCFQLLLQAGAQPDFNYTGPVCHEALTRGLASCLLDAVLRHGCEVAFIHLLLDHGANPALVPWDESELETPNRRKVDPEALRVFLEERRRPRRLTHLCRIRIRRAMGKHRLNHIPSLPLPEPIKNFLLHQN from the exons ATGGCCGACGGTCCAGAGGCTGATGGCGACGACCCGCCCAGTATCAATTTCCCTCCGCTCATCACTGTGTCTGATCTGCCCAGTGCGACTGCTGCAG GTCGTAACCTGAAGGAATGGCTGCAGGAACAGTTCTGCGACAAACCCCTGGAGCAGGATGACATGAGGCTCCACAACGCAGCGTACGTTGGAGACCTGGACACCCTGAGGAACCTGCTGCAGGAAGAAAGCTTCAGACG GCGTATCAATGAGAAGTCGGTGTGGTGTTGTGGCTGTCTACCATGCACCCCTCTGAGGATCGCAGCCACAGCAGGACATGCTGCATCCGTGGCCTATCTGATCGCCCAGGGTGCCGAGGTGGACCTAGTGGATGTCAAAGGCCAGACAGCTCTGTACGTAGCGGTGGTTAACGGTCACCTAGACTGTGTCCGGATCCTCCTGGAAGCAGGAGCCGATCCCAACGGGAGCCGCCACCACCGCAGTACCCCGCTGTACCACGCTGCCCGGGTGGGGAGGCTGGACATTCTGCAGGAGCTCATCAG GTTCAATGCTGACGTTGACATGGACCACCAGCTGGGTCCTCGGCTCCTCCTAAGCGCTCGCACCCTCAACACTCTGGTGGTGTGTCCTCTGTACATCAGTGCAGCCTACCACCACCTCCACTgtttccagctgctgctccaggcTGGCGCTCAGCCCGATTTCAACTACACTGGGCCTGTCTGCCATGAGGCTCTGACCCGCGGTCTGGCCTCCTGCCTGCTGGATGCGGTGCTGCGACATGGATGTGAGGTGGCCTTCATCCACCTGCTGCTGGACCACGGCGCCAACCCGGCCCTCGTGCCCTGGGACGAGTCTGAGCTGGAGACTCCGAACCGGAGGAAGGTGGATCCAGAGGCACTCAGGGTCTTTCTGGAAGAGAGGA GACGCCCTCGTCGGCTGACTCACTTGTGTCGCATCAGGATCCGTAGAGCAATGGGCAAACATCGTCTGAACCACATACCTTCATTACCGCTACCAGAACCTATCAAGAACTTCCTGCTTCACCAAAACTGA